One part of the Phycisphaeraceae bacterium genome encodes these proteins:
- a CDS encoding isocitrate/isopropylmalate dehydrogenase family protein has product MAKYSIAWMPGDGIGNDVMEATRIVLDAMKLDAEYVHCDIGWEFWCKEGNPLPDRSIKVLQNTTCGLFGAITSKPQDEAKEELAPELKDKKLVYFSPIVKLRQMFNLHTNMRPCKSYEGNPLNYRGSRITNPSGNDVMIDHVVFRENTEGSYGGVEFFPLPEGVYTALCANPKMKPWKDKGLENVALSTRIVSVQGCTNICRQAFEYAKKTGRKRVTLVEKPNVLRETGGLMTRIFRKLGEEYKAAGIWADEANIDAICMWMFKNPQDYSVLVAENMFGDIVSDLCAGLVGGLGFAPSANLGDTYAVFEPTHGSAPKYAGQYKVNPHAMLLTAKMMLDWLKESDKATRLEGAVARVIKEGKVKTYDMGGKNTTIEVAKEVARYAG; this is encoded by the coding sequence ATGGCCAAGTACTCGATCGCCTGGATGCCCGGTGACGGAATCGGCAACGACGTGATGGAGGCGACCCGCATCGTGCTCGACGCGATGAAGCTCGATGCGGAGTACGTGCACTGCGATATCGGGTGGGAGTTCTGGTGCAAGGAGGGGAACCCGCTGCCGGACCGCAGCATCAAGGTGCTGCAGAACACCACCTGCGGGCTGTTCGGGGCGATCACGAGCAAGCCGCAGGACGAGGCGAAGGAGGAGTTGGCCCCCGAACTCAAGGACAAGAAGCTCGTCTACTTCTCGCCGATCGTGAAGCTGCGGCAGATGTTCAACCTGCACACCAACATGCGGCCGTGCAAGAGCTACGAGGGGAACCCGCTCAACTACCGCGGCAGCCGGATCACCAATCCATCGGGCAACGACGTGATGATCGACCATGTGGTCTTCCGCGAGAACACCGAGGGGTCGTACGGCGGCGTGGAGTTCTTCCCGCTGCCCGAGGGGGTGTACACGGCGCTGTGCGCCAACCCGAAGATGAAGCCGTGGAAGGACAAGGGGCTGGAGAACGTGGCGCTGTCGACGCGCATCGTGAGCGTGCAGGGGTGCACGAACATCTGCCGCCAGGCGTTCGAGTACGCGAAGAAGACGGGGCGCAAGCGGGTGACGCTGGTAGAAAAACCCAACGTGCTCCGCGAGACGGGCGGGTTGATGACGCGGATCTTCCGCAAGCTGGGGGAGGAGTACAAGGCCGCGGGGATCTGGGCGGACGAGGCGAACATCGATGCGATCTGCATGTGGATGTTCAAGAACCCGCAGGACTACTCGGTGCTGGTGGCGGAGAACATGTTCGGCGACATTGTGAGCGACCTGTGCGCGGGGCTGGTGGGAGGCCTGGGCTTTGCGCCGTCGGCGAACCTTGGCGATACGTACGCGGTCTTCGAGCCGACGCACGGGAGCGCGCCCAAGTACGCCGGGCAGTACAAGGTGAACCCGCACGCGATGCTGCTGACCGCGAAGATGATGCTGGACTGGCTCAAGGAGTCGGACAAGGCCACCCGGCTTGAGGGCGCGGTGGCCCGTGTCATCAAGGAGGGGAAGGTCAAGACGTACGACATGGGCGGGAAGAACACGACGATCGAGGTGGCGAAGGAGGTCGCGAGGTATGCGGGGTAG
- the lysF gene encoding homoaconitase — MPQTLVEKIASRYAVGLGPGSGVRSGDFITIRPKHVMTHDNTGAVIPKFKEIMKGSGGGAGLRVHDPRQPVFAIDHDIQNRTPENLGKYAKIESFANEMGVDFYPAGTGISHQVMVEQGYVVPGSLVVGSDSHSNLYGAMGALGTPVVRTDAASIWATGVTWWQVPPVARVVLKGRLRSGVVGKDVIVTLCGLFNKDEVLNHAVEFVSAAGAPAGEGVGCLSMDQRMSIANMTTEWGALAGVFPFDGVLREYLLGRAEYFARGRRPGVRRAGSLGSYTREDVERWWSGAGGGGAPDSAASHGARLSADADAVYAVELEIDLSTIVPHVSGPNDVKTMHSLPEIEARRVRINKAWLMSCVNARYEDIAEAARIVRGKKVASGVEFYLAAASAEVQSRAQADGHWAALLEAGAVELPPGCGTCIGLGAGTIKAGEVGISSTNRNFEGRMGDRNGQVYLGSPAVVAASAVAGYVCAPERFADVAVGGSSRVVAAAGAGAGAGSVTIIEGFPETIRGRVLWLDRDNLNTDGIFAGKHTYNDKLTPEEMAAVIFENYDPGLRSVARAGDVVVSGRNFGTGSSREQAATALKFFGIPCVIAASFSETYKRNAFNNGFVVFECPGLVEHLRSMGGGGSAPTVVAGEIVVDYRRSTVAFDGRTFAFPALSPTAQELVVAGGAEAVVKGRLQRQT; from the coding sequence ATGCCGCAGACGCTTGTTGAGAAGATTGCGAGCCGGTACGCCGTGGGACTGGGGCCGGGGTCGGGCGTGCGGTCCGGGGATTTTATCACGATCCGGCCGAAGCACGTGATGACGCACGACAACACGGGCGCGGTGATCCCGAAGTTCAAGGAGATCATGAAGGGGAGCGGAGGAGGGGCCGGGCTGCGCGTTCATGACCCGAGGCAGCCGGTGTTCGCGATCGATCACGACATCCAGAACCGGACGCCGGAGAACCTGGGGAAGTACGCGAAGATCGAGTCGTTCGCGAACGAGATGGGGGTGGACTTCTACCCGGCGGGGACGGGGATTTCGCACCAGGTAATGGTCGAGCAGGGGTATGTGGTGCCGGGGTCGCTGGTGGTGGGATCGGACTCGCACTCGAACCTGTACGGTGCGATGGGGGCGCTGGGGACGCCGGTGGTGCGGACGGATGCGGCGTCGATCTGGGCGACGGGTGTGACGTGGTGGCAGGTGCCGCCGGTGGCGCGGGTGGTGCTGAAGGGGAGGCTCAGGTCGGGCGTGGTGGGGAAGGACGTGATCGTCACGCTGTGCGGGCTGTTCAACAAGGACGAGGTGCTGAACCACGCGGTGGAGTTCGTGAGCGCTGCGGGGGCGCCGGCGGGGGAGGGGGTCGGGTGCCTCTCGATGGATCAGCGGATGTCCATCGCGAACATGACGACGGAGTGGGGGGCGCTGGCGGGGGTGTTCCCGTTCGACGGCGTGCTGCGGGAGTACCTGCTGGGGCGTGCCGAGTATTTCGCGCGGGGACGCCGGCCGGGCGTGAGGCGAGCGGGGTCGCTGGGGTCGTACACGCGAGAGGATGTTGAGAGGTGGTGGTCGGGAGCGGGCGGCGGGGGTGCGCCCGATTCGGCCGCGTCACACGGGGCGAGGCTGAGCGCGGATGCGGACGCGGTGTACGCGGTGGAACTGGAGATCGACCTGTCGACGATCGTGCCGCACGTGTCGGGGCCGAACGATGTGAAGACGATGCACTCGCTGCCGGAGATCGAGGCGAGGCGGGTGCGGATCAACAAGGCGTGGTTGATGTCGTGTGTGAACGCGCGGTACGAGGACATCGCGGAGGCGGCGCGGATCGTGAGGGGCAAGAAGGTGGCGTCGGGGGTGGAGTTCTACCTGGCCGCGGCGAGTGCCGAGGTGCAGTCGCGGGCGCAGGCGGATGGGCACTGGGCGGCGCTGCTGGAGGCGGGGGCGGTCGAGTTGCCGCCGGGGTGCGGGACGTGCATCGGCCTTGGCGCCGGGACGATCAAGGCCGGGGAGGTGGGGATCTCATCGACGAATCGGAACTTCGAGGGGCGGATGGGGGACCGCAACGGGCAGGTGTACCTGGGGTCGCCGGCGGTGGTCGCGGCGAGCGCGGTGGCGGGGTACGTGTGTGCGCCGGAGCGGTTCGCGGATGTTGCGGTGGGCGGGTCGTCGCGGGTCGTGGCCGCGGCGGGCGCGGGGGCCGGCGCGGGATCGGTGACGATTATCGAGGGTTTCCCGGAGACGATCCGCGGGCGGGTGTTGTGGCTTGACCGGGACAACTTGAACACCGACGGCATCTTCGCGGGGAAGCACACGTACAACGACAAGCTAACGCCGGAGGAGATGGCGGCGGTGATCTTTGAGAACTACGACCCGGGGCTGCGGTCGGTGGCCCGGGCGGGGGACGTGGTGGTGAGCGGGAGGAACTTCGGGACCGGATCGTCGCGGGAACAGGCGGCGACGGCGCTGAAGTTCTTCGGGATCCCGTGCGTGATCGCGGCATCGTTCTCGGAGACGTACAAGCGCAACGCGTTCAACAACGGGTTCGTGGTGTTCGAGTGCCCGGGATTGGTGGAGCACCTGCGGTCGATGGGCGGCGGGGGGTCGGCGCCGACCGTGGTCGCGGGGGAGATCGTGGTGGACTACCGGCGGTCGACGGTTGCGTTTGACGGCAGGACGTTCGCGTTCCCGGCGCTGAGCCCGACGGCGCAGGAACTGGTAGTGGCGGGGGGCGCCGAGGCGGTGGTGAAGGGGCGACTGCAACGGCAAACTTGA
- the hppD gene encoding 4-hydroxyphenylpyruvate dioxygenase yields the protein MTPPTSSATPSTPTRPAAAAGKSTDPLQLIDVDHVRFYCGNAKQAAYFYAHCFGFTCEQVNDQTTGSRDSAHYYLTQGNIRFVLTSGLTKDHPASRHVALYGDGVKDVAFTVHDAAAAYHQALKNGGESAQEPTELPSKDGTIVTAAIKTYGEVIHTFVQRPNSGRLSLPAVKQAHGTGDGQFMPGFAQTRLFKNLNDYNAKSPCGLKFTDHLVGNVELGKMNYWVKFYEDVLGFKMFMSFDDKDISTDFSALMSKVMASGSGLIKMPINEPAPGKKKSQVQEYLDWHNNTPGVQHLALRTDDELHSIAALRARGVDFLAIPDTYYDQVWNRIEPLLKQAGKSVKEDHQKVRDLGILVDADDEGYLLQLFTKPLQDRPTLFFEIICRRGSQAFGKGNFKALFEALELEQERRGNL from the coding sequence ATGACCCCCCCAACCTCCTCCGCGACCCCCTCCACCCCCACCCGTCCCGCCGCCGCGGCCGGCAAGTCCACCGATCCACTGCAACTCATCGACGTCGACCACGTCCGCTTCTACTGCGGCAACGCCAAGCAGGCCGCCTACTTCTACGCCCACTGCTTCGGCTTCACCTGCGAGCAGGTCAACGACCAGACCACCGGCTCTCGCGACTCCGCCCACTACTACCTCACCCAGGGCAACATCCGCTTCGTCCTCACCTCCGGCCTCACCAAGGATCACCCCGCCTCCCGCCACGTCGCCCTCTACGGCGACGGCGTCAAGGACGTCGCCTTCACCGTCCACGATGCCGCCGCCGCCTACCACCAGGCCCTCAAGAACGGCGGCGAATCCGCCCAGGAGCCCACCGAGCTCCCCAGCAAGGACGGCACCATCGTCACCGCCGCGATCAAGACCTACGGCGAAGTCATCCACACCTTTGTCCAGCGCCCGAACTCCGGCCGTCTCTCACTCCCGGCCGTCAAGCAGGCCCACGGCACCGGCGATGGGCAGTTCATGCCCGGCTTCGCCCAGACGCGACTCTTCAAGAACCTCAACGACTACAACGCCAAGAGCCCCTGCGGCCTCAAGTTCACCGACCACCTCGTCGGCAACGTCGAACTCGGCAAGATGAACTACTGGGTGAAGTTCTACGAGGACGTCCTCGGCTTCAAGATGTTCATGTCCTTCGACGACAAAGACATCTCCACCGACTTCTCCGCCCTCATGTCCAAGGTCATGGCCAGCGGCTCGGGCCTCATCAAGATGCCCATCAACGAGCCCGCCCCAGGCAAGAAGAAGTCCCAGGTCCAGGAATACCTCGACTGGCACAACAACACCCCCGGCGTCCAGCACCTCGCCCTCCGCACCGACGACGAACTCCACTCCATCGCCGCCCTCCGCGCCCGCGGCGTCGACTTCCTCGCCATCCCCGATACCTACTACGACCAGGTCTGGAACCGCATCGAGCCCCTCCTCAAGCAGGCCGGCAAGTCCGTCAAGGAGGACCACCAGAAGGTCCGCGACCTGGGCATCCTCGTCGATGCCGACGACGAGGGCTACCTCCTCCAACTCTTCACCAAGCCCCTCCAGGACCGCCCCACCCTCTTCTTCGAGATCATTTGCCGCCGCGGCAGCCAGGCCTTCGGCAAGGGCAACTTCAAGGCCCTCTTCGAGGCGCTGGAACTGGAGCAGGAACGGCGCGGGAACCTGTAA
- a CDS encoding tetratricopeptide repeat protein: MPPTPTTLADSAVAAASSDPKGDLDQARRDIAQALAAAPTDLHILFLAFQFYFRSGDTDTAERLAHRRLDLAPPDSAHAARALANLGVLAHHLARLDEAESHLTRALDIDRRLGNQEGTARALANLALVPESRGDLDRAESLYLESIAIAERLDGPAPQKIIAGALANLGDIAQARSLPDKARDLWTRSAAIFDHLGVTMWRKDFERRWSELDRSDLS, from the coding sequence ATGCCCCCCACCCCCACCACCCTCGCCGACTCCGCCGTCGCCGCCGCCTCCAGCGACCCCAAGGGCGACCTCGACCAGGCCCGCCGCGACATCGCCCAGGCACTCGCCGCCGCGCCCACCGACCTCCACATCCTCTTCCTCGCCTTCCAGTTCTACTTCCGCTCCGGTGACACCGACACCGCCGAGCGCCTCGCCCATCGCCGACTCGATCTCGCCCCTCCGGACTCCGCGCACGCCGCCCGCGCCCTCGCCAACCTCGGCGTGCTCGCCCACCACCTCGCCCGCCTCGACGAGGCCGAGTCCCACCTCACCCGCGCCCTCGACATCGACCGCCGGCTCGGCAACCAGGAGGGCACCGCCCGCGCCCTGGCCAACCTCGCCCTCGTCCCCGAATCCCGCGGCGACCTCGACCGCGCCGAATCCCTCTACCTCGAGTCCATCGCCATCGCCGAGCGTCTCGACGGCCCCGCGCCCCAGAAGATCATCGCCGGCGCCCTCGCCAACCTCGGCGACATCGCCCAGGCACGCTCGCTCCCCGACAAGGCCCGCGACCTCTGGACCCGCTCCGCCGCGATCTTCGATCACCTCGGGGTCACCATGTGGCGCAAAGACTTCGAGCGCCGCTGGTCCGAACTCGACCGCTCCGACCTATCGTGA
- a CDS encoding NAD(P)-dependent alcohol dehydrogenase, with the protein MPSSVAAYAAQSATTPLAPFGITRRDPGPTDVQIDILFCGVCHSDLHFARNEWGMTAYPVVPGHEILGRVTRVGDKVRKFKVGDTAAVGCLVDSCRTCPSCSRGLEQFCQNGPVFTYNGPDTHLGGMTFGGYSQQVVVDEAFTLKVPTSLDPAAAAPLLCAGITTYSPLRHWKVGKGQKVGIVGLGGLGHMGLKFAHAMGAHAVLFTTSAGKAEDARRFGADEIVISKNPAEMTRHTGSFDFILDTVSAEHDLNAYLSLLKLDGTLAMVGAPPSPLPVNVFNLLMPRRHLAGSLIGGIAETQEMLDFCGSKKIACDVEIIPIQKINEAYERMLRSDVKYRFVIDMASLKN; encoded by the coding sequence ATGCCATCCTCCGTCGCGGCGTACGCAGCGCAGTCCGCCACCACCCCGCTCGCGCCCTTCGGAATCACCCGCCGTGATCCCGGGCCCACCGACGTCCAGATCGACATCCTCTTCTGCGGCGTCTGCCACAGCGACCTCCACTTCGCCCGCAACGAGTGGGGCATGACCGCCTACCCCGTCGTCCCGGGCCACGAGATCCTCGGGCGCGTCACCCGCGTCGGCGACAAGGTCCGCAAGTTCAAGGTCGGCGACACCGCCGCCGTCGGCTGCCTCGTCGATTCCTGCCGCACCTGCCCCAGCTGCTCCCGCGGCCTCGAGCAGTTCTGCCAGAACGGGCCCGTCTTCACCTACAACGGCCCCGACACCCACCTCGGCGGCATGACCTTCGGCGGCTACTCGCAGCAGGTCGTCGTCGATGAGGCCTTCACCCTCAAGGTCCCCACCTCCCTCGATCCAGCCGCGGCGGCCCCCCTGCTCTGCGCCGGGATCACGACCTACTCCCCGCTGCGGCACTGGAAGGTCGGCAAGGGCCAGAAGGTCGGCATCGTCGGCCTCGGCGGCCTCGGCCACATGGGCCTCAAGTTCGCCCACGCGATGGGCGCCCACGCCGTCCTGTTCACCACCTCTGCCGGCAAGGCCGAGGACGCCAGGCGATTCGGCGCCGACGAGATCGTCATCTCGAAGAACCCCGCCGAGATGACCCGCCACACCGGCAGTTTCGATTTCATCCTCGACACCGTCTCCGCCGAGCACGACCTCAACGCCTACCTCTCCCTGCTCAAACTCGACGGCACCCTCGCCATGGTCGGCGCGCCCCCCAGCCCACTCCCCGTGAACGTCTTCAACCTCCTCATGCCGCGCCGCCACCTCGCGGGCTCCCTCATCGGCGGCATCGCCGAGACCCAGGAGATGCTCGACTTCTGCGGCTCAAAGAAGATAGCCTGCGACGTCGAGATCATCCCGATCCAGAAGATCAACGAGGCCTACGAGCGGATGCTCAGAAGCGACGTCAAGTACCGCTTCGTGATCGACATGGCCTCCCTCAAGAACTGA
- the serC gene encoding 3-phosphoserine/phosphohydroxythreonine transaminase has translation MATMTTSSKNQTGISAGRTYNLSAGPGCLAEEVLRQVQQEVWDIDHTGIGILEHSHRGKVVDRIWNEVEQDFREIGGVPKNYRVLFLTGGATSQNYMIPMNLAPRGAGGAAPTADYFVTGYWAEKSAEEFKKFGNLHVAATSADKNHSYVPSPAQTKYSASPAYVHYCSNNTIYGTEFWKDPTPPAGVPLVCDASSDIYSKPIDFTKFGLVYAGAQKNLGAAGTTIVVIREDLLERCPKEVPTMLQYRVHAKDGSRHNTPPVSAVYIVGLVMKWIKAQGGLEVMAKHNQAKAKQIYDVLDSSSFYTGHAEKASRSLMNITFRCPSEALDEKFVKAAGAAGFDGCKGHRATGGMRASTYNAFPAAGAKAFAEFMREFERTNG, from the coding sequence ATGGCGACGATGACCACGAGCAGCAAGAACCAGACCGGCATCAGCGCCGGCCGTACGTACAACCTGTCCGCGGGCCCGGGGTGCCTGGCCGAGGAGGTTCTGAGGCAGGTCCAGCAGGAGGTGTGGGACATCGATCACACGGGGATCGGGATCCTCGAGCACTCGCACCGCGGCAAGGTTGTGGACCGGATCTGGAACGAGGTGGAGCAGGACTTCCGGGAGATCGGGGGCGTGCCCAAGAACTACCGGGTGCTGTTCCTGACCGGCGGGGCGACGAGCCAGAACTACATGATTCCGATGAACCTGGCGCCGCGCGGGGCGGGCGGGGCGGCGCCGACGGCGGACTACTTCGTCACCGGGTACTGGGCGGAGAAGTCGGCGGAGGAGTTCAAGAAGTTCGGGAACCTCCACGTCGCGGCGACGAGCGCGGACAAGAACCATTCGTACGTCCCCTCGCCGGCGCAGACCAAGTACTCGGCGTCGCCGGCGTACGTGCACTACTGCTCGAACAACACGATTTACGGTACGGAGTTCTGGAAGGACCCAACGCCGCCGGCCGGCGTGCCGCTGGTGTGCGATGCATCGAGCGACATCTACTCCAAGCCGATCGACTTCACGAAGTTCGGGCTGGTGTACGCGGGAGCGCAGAAGAACCTGGGCGCCGCCGGGACGACGATCGTGGTGATCCGCGAGGACCTGCTGGAGCGGTGCCCGAAGGAGGTGCCGACGATGCTGCAGTACCGCGTGCACGCGAAGGACGGGTCGCGGCACAACACGCCGCCGGTGTCGGCGGTGTACATCGTCGGGCTGGTGATGAAGTGGATCAAGGCGCAGGGGGGGCTGGAGGTGATGGCGAAGCACAACCAGGCAAAGGCGAAGCAGATCTACGACGTGCTGGACTCCTCGTCGTTCTACACGGGGCACGCGGAGAAGGCGTCGCGGTCGCTGATGAACATCACGTTCCGGTGCCCGAGCGAGGCGCTGGACGAGAAGTTCGTCAAGGCGGCGGGCGCGGCGGGCTTCGACGGGTGCAAGGGGCACCGGGCGACGGGGGGCATGCGGGCGAGCACGTACAACGCGTTCCCCGCCGCGGGCGCGAAGGCGTTCGCGGAGTTCATGAGGGAGTTCGAGCGGACGAACGGGTGA
- a CDS encoding type II secretion system protein has translation MELKMVKETKRDRAFTLIELLVVIAIIALLVGILLPALAEARKAGRKTQCLSNFHQYAIAYNLYGADFKDVICSFSWRVGAGNQPGNPFGTANTAAQAAADQAAYILRERVEPTTPRFTNFFPHVRYGHLVLNDYLQQRLPEKMVVCPEDRTLVDWQAHSSRAEFESYRLAFGLDDAQAHRFPFMSSYFQSPASWSIDQGNSTVSAPEQVRTNHGAMLIPGNTPLGGRKLTEVDFPGSKVLLFDDFQRHHTKFTRYHALPGSVNEMLFFDSSVRTVKTANTNRGFQPNSPTAYPSGPADTSGITLYDYVPAAWDPPARNGDADRDLAGYYKWTRAGLRGVDFGGREVSSGGTPPVGGSS, from the coding sequence ATGGAGCTGAAAATGGTCAAGGAAACCAAGCGAGACCGCGCTTTCACACTGATTGAGTTGCTGGTAGTGATCGCGATCATCGCTCTGCTGGTCGGCATTCTTTTGCCGGCATTGGCCGAGGCGCGTAAGGCCGGCAGAAAGACCCAGTGTTTGTCAAACTTTCACCAGTACGCAATCGCGTACAATCTGTATGGGGCGGACTTTAAGGACGTGATCTGTTCGTTCTCGTGGAGGGTCGGGGCCGGTAATCAGCCGGGTAATCCGTTTGGCACTGCAAACACGGCCGCGCAGGCCGCCGCTGATCAGGCGGCCTACATCTTGAGGGAACGGGTGGAGCCAACCACACCTCGGTTCACGAACTTCTTTCCTCATGTGCGGTACGGGCACTTGGTACTGAATGACTACCTGCAGCAGCGTCTCCCGGAGAAGATGGTCGTCTGCCCCGAGGACAGGACTCTCGTGGATTGGCAGGCACATTCCTCTCGCGCCGAGTTTGAGTCATACCGGCTTGCGTTTGGACTGGATGACGCACAAGCGCACCGCTTCCCATTCATGTCATCCTATTTCCAGTCTCCTGCTTCGTGGTCAATTGACCAGGGAAACTCGACCGTGTCAGCGCCTGAGCAGGTACGTACTAATCACGGCGCCATGCTGATCCCTGGCAATACCCCCCTGGGCGGGCGCAAGCTGACTGAAGTGGATTTTCCTGGGTCAAAGGTGCTTCTCTTTGATGATTTTCAGAGGCATCACACAAAGTTTACTCGCTATCATGCTTTGCCTGGGTCAGTAAACGAGATGTTGTTCTTTGATTCGTCAGTACGGACCGTTAAGACTGCTAATACGAATCGAGGGTTCCAGCCAAACAGCCCAACAGCGTATCCATCGGGTCCTGCTGATACTTCGGGAATTACGTTGTACGATTATGTGCCCGCTGCTTGGGATCCGCCTGCTCGTAATGGCGATGCCGACCGAGATTTGGCTGGATACTACAAGTGGACCCGTGCCGGCCTTCGTGGGGTTGACTTCGGCGGCCGTGAGGTTTCCAGCGGTGGCACCCCACCCGTCGGCGGTTCGTCATAA
- a CDS encoding peptidylprolyl isomerase, whose protein sequence is MFLGIALLVTGIEQPRDKPAAIVANESIEWSELTPRLAEAAGGVVLEEVILERALARELTSLGMSIDKQDIEEERRLLAESVDRTAKVGSDERVRLIEQIREARGLGPARFGALLRRNAMLRRLARDSVKIEEQDLRQAYELRYGPQFRTRAIIAKSEVEAAAARSRVIGDGGRAPEPFGEVAMQVSIDQSRYRGGLQEPISPADPETPLAVRQALAGLAAGEVSQPIAVGGAFAIIKLEEQLPGSGPGYDAAKADLEAEVRLVRERVVMDQIARRLLGASNPTVFDAGIDWSWRVRSSTRNP, encoded by the coding sequence ATGTTCCTCGGCATAGCGCTCCTCGTCACAGGGATTGAACAACCACGAGACAAGCCCGCGGCCATCGTCGCGAACGAGTCGATCGAGTGGTCGGAGTTGACGCCCAGGCTTGCCGAGGCGGCGGGGGGCGTTGTGCTTGAAGAGGTCATCCTGGAGCGGGCGTTGGCCAGAGAACTGACCTCCCTTGGGATGTCCATCGACAAGCAGGACATCGAGGAGGAACGGCGGTTACTTGCCGAGTCAGTCGACCGGACCGCCAAGGTCGGATCCGATGAGCGGGTGCGGCTGATCGAGCAGATCCGCGAGGCGCGGGGGCTGGGGCCGGCTCGGTTCGGCGCGTTGCTGCGACGTAACGCCATGCTTCGCCGGCTGGCCCGGGACTCGGTCAAGATCGAGGAGCAGGATCTGCGGCAGGCCTATGAACTGCGGTACGGGCCGCAGTTTCGAACCCGGGCAATCATTGCCAAATCCGAGGTCGAGGCCGCCGCGGCACGGAGCCGGGTGATCGGTGATGGAGGCCGGGCACCCGAGCCCTTTGGCGAGGTGGCCATGCAGGTTTCGATCGACCAGTCCCGATACCGGGGCGGCTTGCAAGAGCCGATCAGCCCCGCGGATCCGGAGACTCCGCTGGCGGTCAGGCAGGCTCTGGCTGGGCTTGCCGCGGGAGAAGTCAGCCAGCCGATTGCCGTCGGTGGGGCTTTCGCCATCATCAAGCTTGAGGAACAACTGCCTGGATCAGGACCCGGATACGACGCGGCGAAGGCCGACCTGGAAGCCGAGGTTCGGTTGGTGAGGGAGCGGGTCGTCATGGATCAGATCGCCCGGAGGCTGCTGGGCGCCAGCAACCCGACGGTGTTCGATGCGGGCATTGACTGGTCGTGGCGGGTGCGGTCGTCCACAAGGAATCCCTAG